The Gigantopelta aegis isolate Gae_Host unplaced genomic scaffold, Gae_host_genome scaffold72, whole genome shotgun sequence genome has a segment encoding these proteins:
- the LOC121367253 gene encoding transmembrane protein 169-like yields the protein MAREDQIMEFVELVQPLSSQETRVSDSERPVTVSGTIVRGYQSGQVVEVQMDLTDKELQRLTSVDETPLPRTMCGWRHGIHVMLMSFLVTPAALCASVCVAFYMGTMTWYNVHLHFSEDRTIWHRILVCPCLILTFPFTVGLSALGVGLYAALVQLSWFYSSWYKEFWDFEKGFYGWVCKKCGLPQCSPYEVVILDESQQTLPEDDTVLK from the coding sequence ATGGCGAGAGAAGACCAGATAATGGAGTTTGTGGAACTGGTGCAGCCCCTGTCTTCGCAGGAGACACGGGTATCGGACAGTGAGCGGCCAGTGACCGTGTCGGGGACAATCGTCCGCGGCTACCAGTCTGGCCAGGTGGTTGAGGTGCAGATGGACCTGACGGACAAGGAACTGCAGCGTCTGACGAGCGTGGACGAGACGCCTTTGCCGAGGACGATGTGCGGCTGGCGTCACGGCATCCATGTCATGCTGATGTCCTTCCTCGTAACACCCGCGGCGCTCTGCGCTTCGGTGTGCGTGGCCTTCTACATGGGAACCATGACCTGGTACAACGTGCACCTGCACTTCAGCGAGGACCGGACTATCTGGCACCGGATCCTTGTCTGTCCGTGTCTCATCCTCACCTTCCCCTTCACGGTCGGGCTGTCTGCCCTCGGTGTCGGACTCTATGCCGCACTCGTCCAGCTGTCCTGGTTCTACAGCAGCTGGTACAAGGAGTTCTGGGACTTCGAGAAGGGATTCTATGGTTGGGTGTGCAAGAAATGTGGGCTTCCCCAGTGCTCGCCGTACGAAGTGGTCATTTTGGATGAATCACAGCAAACACTTCCAGAGGATGACACAGTACTAAAGTAG